AACCAGAAAACATTATTGTTGCTACTGTTACTTACCAATCATTCTTCAGACTTTATAAAAAACTAGCAGCCGTATCAGGGACTGCCTTAACAGAAGCTGAAGAGTTCTTGAAGATTTACAACATGGTCGTTGTGCCAGTTCCGACCAACCGTCCGATTATTCGTAAGGACTATCCAGACTATATTTTTGGTAACTTAAAAACCAAATGAGAAGCAGTTGTTGCTGAAATTGAAAAGATTCACAAAACTGGCCAACCAATCTTAGTTGGGACAGGTAGTGTTGAAGATTCTGAATTACTTCATGAAATGTTATTAGAAAAAAACATTATCCATGAAGTATTGAATGCCAAAAACCACGCTCGTGAAGCGCAAATCGTGGCTAAGGCTGGTGAAGTTGGTTCAGTAACAATTTCAACCAATATGGCAGGTCGTGGAACTGACATCAAATTAGGTCAAGGTGCCAAAGAACTTGGTGGATTATATGTAATTGGAACAGAACGTCATGAATCACGAAGAATTGATAACCAATTACGTGGTCGTAGTGGTCGTCAGGGAGATATTGGTGCTAGCCGTTTCTTCATTAGTTTTGCTGATCCATTATTCAAACGCTTTGCCCAAGATCGTATCTTAAAAGCTCAACAAAAACTAGCTTCAGATTATTTTGACTCGAAGTTCTTCTCAAGATTCTTATCAATGACGCAAAAGAAAGTTGAATCAGTTAACTTTGATATGCGTAAGAACTTGATTGACTATGACCACGTATTAGCCAACCAACGTGAATTGGTATACAAGCAACGTGACAAGATCTTATTAGCCAATGATTTAACAGAAGTTATTCAAAAAATGGCTGCTAACTTTGTTGAAGGATTTGTTGAAACCTTTAAAGACCAAGCTAACCAAACGATGGTAAACCCAGTTGAATTAGCCCTAGCAACCCAAAAACAACTACTTAAAGACGAAGAAGTATCAGCATCAGTATTCTATAACCAAACACTAACTGCTGCCAAAGAAACCTTATTGAAGCTATTAAAACAAGCGCTAGATAAAAAAATTACAACCATGACACCAATGATTGCTAATAACGTCTTTAAAGACATCATTGTGCGTCAAATTGATGATGCTTGGATTAACCACCTAGATCAAATGCACAAACTGCGTGAAGGGGTTTCATTAAGATCATTAGAACAAACTAGCCCATTGAACATTTATGTTGAAGAAGGTAAGAAGTTATTTGACAGCATGTTAAATAAGATTGCTGATGGTGTAATTTTAGCCGTTGCTTCAATCGTAAACCCTTCTGAGAACGTTGAAATCAACACCGAACAAGAACACCGCAGACTAGAAGCATTAAAACGCCTAGAAGAGATCAAGAAGATCGAAGCAATGCAATCACAAGCTAATGATGCTGAACACAAAATCAAATTAGCCTTCCCTGATCAAGATGGTAACGTTGTTGAAAAAGAAATCAACGTGCAAAACCTTGTAGAACTAGCTGATGTTAAACTAGAAGAAAACAATAACAACCAAGATCAGCAAAACAATTAATTGATTTTAAAAATTTTTCAACAAGAAGATAAAAGATAAAAAATTACCTAGTCTTAATTGACTAGGTAATTTTGTTGTTCTAATTGATTAATATTAACTAACCTTATTTAAAAAACTTATAAAAGTTTTTTATTATAAATATCATAAAAATTAGTCTATTTTTAAAAAAGTTTTAAAAAATTATTCCCTTTTATCAACCATGCTCATTAATATAAAATTTGCTTATTGCGATTAGGGCATTTATCAATATAATGTTCCATATAAGTTAATTAAAAAATCAAGAGTATGAAGAGAAAAGTTTTTAAAAAAATGGTAGGGCTGATGAGCTTAGCATCAGCAAGTGCACTGATTGCAGCAAGCTGTGGTCACAGGGCTAATAATACAGGAAAACCAGCTTTTGATCAAATAGATGATGGAAAGATTGTTGTTGCTAACACTTTCTCAACTTCAAGCACTGTATACAAAGCAATAGAAGATGTTATTAAAGAATATAACAAGCAAAAATCTGATAGTGATTACGAAGTTGTGTTACGTCCGATTGGTAGCGGATACCCAGATGGTAGCAAACAAACCAGTATTAAATTAGAAACTTCTGATACAAGTAATTTTTATAATCTAATCTTCAACTATGACAATATAGTAGCCAATTTATTGCGATACAATATGGGGCTAGCCTTTGATAAAGGTGAAAATAAAGTTGATACTAGCAAATTTGCTAAGGAATTCTTAGATTTAAACTATCAAATTGCTGGTAACACAGATCAAAGCATTTATTCATTGCCATTTACTAAATCTACAGAAGTTTTAGTAACTAACATTCCAGTTCTTTATCAATTGCTTTCTGAAGCTAAAAATAAAGGTGATTTAACGCTTGCTGAAAACACAGAAACAACTAATACTTGAACTGAATGAGAAAATAAAGCTAAGAAAAATCTAGGTAAAGCGAGTGATCAAAAGATTACATCTGAAAAAATTTCTAAGCTTTGAGGAAATTATAAATCAGTAGATGGTGGTTTGAAGGGTTATACTCTTGATTTAACTAAGGTGTTTGAAACTCACAAAGCATTATTCGAATTTGCTACTAGAATTGCTAAATCTTACCCCGATAATTTACCTACACCTAAAAAAAGGGTTCCAACAGGACCTAACGGTGTTTTAGGTATTGACTCTGGTTCAAACTATTTATATACAAGCTCATTATCACAAGTTAATGGTGATTGAAATAAATTTATTATCAGAAAATCAAATGACTCTAAATATTACGACTTCCCTGGGTTGATTAATAATGACGATAATAGACAAAGAGAGTTGGAAGAATCATACAATAATGTTAAACCATTAATTGATAGCAACGGTTTATATTTAAACAAGGGTGGGCAATATTCATCAAACTGAGAAAAATTCCATCAATTAGTATTCTTCTTAGGTTCAACCTCTGGTTATTGACAAAGTTTTGCTCCTGCGAAGGAAAATTCATCATATCGATTGGTATTCAAAACAAGTGGTGATATTAATGCGAATAATAATACTTATCAATTCCCTAACTACACTTCAGACTTATACGCTCCAACAAAAGATGAACACGACGCTGGCGCTTTAGCTGCGTTCAAATGAAGTAGTAAACGCTATGTTATTTATGAAAAAGAAAAATTAACAGAAGAATTAAAGAAAATTGAAACTAACATTTCTTTTGTAGATTCAGAACCTGCTACAGGTAATGTTTCAAAATCAGAAGCTGCGTTAAAAACTGCTTTAACTAATGTAAAGTTTAAAACTGATGTTAATGAAAAAGATAAATTAATTGGTTGAATTGGTACAAATTTTGTATTATCTTCATTTGATAAAAAAGTTCAAGAAAAAATTTATTCTGGTGGTAAATTCTATGATCCAAAACGTGAAGCTGCTTTCGTGTTAGCTAATGATGCTGATAAAGTGGCGGTTTCTAGTGAAGAAACACTTCAAGAAGATGAAGCAGACATCAGATTAGCTCCAACTAAATTTGATGAATCTAATACTAAACACATTATTACCACTCAAGGTGCTAACTTAATTGGTATTCATGCTAACGAAAACGAAGACAGAGAGACTAAGAAATTCGTTAACTGATTAATTAATGAAGGTAATGTAAAAATAGATTTTGAAGAAAATAAAAAAATTGTAAAATTTGATGGAATTCCTCTAGATTACATTATTAGAAGAGCTTCTTATCTATTACCTTCTAAAGATTATCTTAATAATGTTGATCAAACTCAAAAAACCTCTTATGAAAAAGTGGCAATTAAAGCAATCAAGAGCATTATTGATGACCCAGAAAATTATGTAGCTTACAGTGATCCTGCAGAATATAGAAGCGCTACTTTCAGAGGCAATCTCGACACATATTTTGTTGCCGCTAATGAAGAAGCTTATAATTTTGAAAAATTTATAAAAGAATTAATTAAAAATATTGACCCAATATTAAAAGAATAACTAAACGAAAAACAAAATAATTTTTCAATTATTTTGTTTTTTTAATGTTAATTATTTAGTGTTTATTTTGAAATGAAATTTAAAAAAATAATGTTATTCACTGGTTTAATTGGTGTCTTATCTCCAATTATTAGCTCATGCGGAAATAGCTCTCACAAAACAACAAATGCTGAAGTTAATAAATTAGAGTATTGAGAAGACCAAAAAAATCAATTATTAGTTCATTTACCAGATTATGAAATAGAGAATTTACAAAAAGCTCAGATTTCATATTGACGGGATGGGGATACTCCAGAAATCATTCTTTATAACGAAAAAGGGAATTTATCTGGTGCTGCTCTTGCAGTAAGAATTCAAGGGATTGATACCCCAGAAAAAACCAGAGTAGATAATAAGGATATTAAAAAAAGAGTGCCGGCTGATCAACCAGAGCTTAAGTATGCTGAGTTAGCGTCGCAAGAAGCTGAAAGTTTGTTGCCAAAAGGAACAGATGTTTGGTTTAGATCAACTGGTGGTAAAAGTTATGATCGTTTAGTTGGTACGATTTATTACGACTTTAATCCAAAAGAAAAAACCGCAAAAAACTTCTCTGCTTATATGGTTGAAAAAGGCTTAGCCATTCCGCTAATTGATAATGTTGCTGATTTATCTAATAAAAGTAATGGTTTGTTAATATCAACTAAACCAATTGCGATAGCTACTAATATAGCGGTTCTTGCTAAAAGAAATATCTGATCAGAAGATGAGAATCTTAGCGTTTCAATAACCAAAGTATACAAAATACGTGGTGCTAGCCCAAATTGAATTAATTACTTAGATCCAGACTCATCACTGTGACAAAAATATGCTGGCCGCTTCCAAAGAAGTGTTTGGGAATTTTATAAAAAAGAAGAAGCTAATAAATAAATAGAAATAAACGATGGAACCAAAATCTACATTAGAACTGCAGATTGACAATTATCAAAGCAAGTTTGAAGAATATTCAAAACAAAAATACGAAACCCCAGCAATTATTATTAAAAATTTAGTGGTTGATTTCGGTGAAACTTTAGCTTTAGATAACATTTCATTTGAAATCAAAAAAGGTAAATTAGTTACCTTTTTAGGGCCTTCAGGTTGCGGTAAAACCACAACCTTAAATGCGATTGCTGGTTTATTAACGCCAACAAGTGGTGAAATTTTATTCTCAGGAATTGATGTAACAGAAAAAGGACCTAAAGACCGTAAATTAGGATTGGTGTTTCAAAACTACGCATTATATCCGCATTTAACTGTGTATGAAAACATTGCTTTTCCACTTTATAATGACCAAGCTTGAAAAAGAAAAGTAATGTTTAAATCACAAATGGGTTTAACCAGAGCTCAAATTGTTATTTTCAAAGCTAACGGTGCTACTGATGATGAAATGAACGCTTTAATTAAAGCTGCTGAGAATTGTTATTACATTCCAATTCAAATGCAGATTGATTTAGATAACAAACAAGTTGCACTTCACAAGAGATTGAAAGAGTTGATGAGTAATCGTAATTTACTTCCGATTAAAAAACAAATTGAAATTTCAAAACTTTCAAAAAGAGTTGAAGAGGAATTAAAGTTATCTAAAACTAAATCAAGTACAGAAATAACTAAGATTAGAGAAGATTACAACAAGGCTGTTTCTGAAGTTAAAGCTCGTTATAAAGATCTAATTAAAAACAATAAAGCAGAGATCAATAAAGAAAAACAAAGAATTAAAACTTTACCTGAGTATCTAGAAGTTAAAAAGATTAAATCAAACCTTAAACGAGTTAATCGTGAATTGATTACTCACTTCAAAAATCTTAGATCAAATTTAGTTCAAAAATATACTCTTAATTTTGATAAAGTTACTCCAGAACAAAAGGTTGAATATGATAACTATATGAAACAAAATGTTTCATTAAGAGAAGCGATCAACCAAGCAGTTCTAGAAGTGGCAAATCGCGTAGAAATTACGAAAAATTTAGCAAAATTACCAACTAAATTATCAGGTGGTCAACAACAACGTGTAGCGATTGCTCGAAGTATTGTGCGTCATCCGAAAATCTTATTAATGGACGAACCACTTTCAAACCTAGATGCTAAACTTCGGGTTCAAACAAGACAATGAATTCGTTCTATCCAAACTGAGTTGAAAATAACAACAATTTTTGTAACTCACGACCAAGAAGAAGCAATGTCAATTTCAGATGAAATTGTATGTATGTCTAATGGGTTAATCCAACAAATCGGAACACCAAATGAATTGTTTAATGAACCTAAAAATGAGTTTGTTGCTAAATTCTTAGGTCTACCTGAAATGAACATCTTTACATGTTCAATTAAGGACAAAAAAATTTACTTCAAAGATAAAGAAATTTGTTCTACTGATATTGATAAAGATTATGAAGCAATCCGTGTTGGATTCAGAGATGATAATATCATCATTAAAGATGGTGGTATTAACACAGCAACTATTGAACATATTGAAAATCTAGGTAAAGTAATTATTGCTAAATGTCGTTTCAAAGACGAATTAATCAATATGAAACTGGATCATGAACATTACCAATTAGGAGATAAAGTTAGTTTTGATATCGATAAAAATAAACTTCATTATTTTGATGTAAAAACTACGAATAGAATTTAGATATGTTTTTTAAATGATTAGTTAAAAGACGGCAAAAAACTAAAAAAACCGAACTAGGTGTTCTAGACAAAAAAGTTTCACTTTGAATTCCTTTATTGTTATTATTCCCTAGTTTTATTGCTATCTTATTATTTACAATCTTTCCATTCTTCATGGTAACTGAAAAAGCGTTTTTCCCTTTAGAAGATAAAAAAGACATATTTTCTGGAACTTATTTTGGGTTTAGTGAATTTGAAAAACTTTTCAATACCCAACCGTTTATTATCGGATTAAGAAATTCGTTTTTATATTCAATAATATCATTACCACTAAGTTTACTTATTTCACTGATTATTTCAACAGCAATAGTTTTTGTTTATAACAAAATTGCTCGCGGATTTTGACAAACAATCTTTTTCTTACCTTATGTAACTTCATCAGTTGCTGTTTCTGTTGCCTTCATTTATATCTTAGATTCATCAACAGGAATCTTAAATAAAATCTTAGGAGTAAACATTGAATGATTAAATAAAAAGCAAACTGATAACTTTAATGCTCTTGGTAGTATTTTAATTTACGGGGTATGACGTAATTTGGCGTTCAATGTTTTAATCTTGTCAACAGCAATGTTATCGATTGATAAAACATTATACAAAGCAGCATCAATCGATGGTGCTAATCCAGTTACACAATTCTTTAAAATCACATTACCTTCAATTAAAAAAACAATCAATTTCTTATTGACAGTAGGAATCTTAGGTGGGTTGCAAGTATTCCCGTTAGCACTCTTCGAAAACAACCCAGATCAAGCTATCGCAAACGGTGGATCAACAATTTTAATTTATATTTTTAAAGCATTAGAAAGTGATACAGCTCTTGCTGCTGCGGCCACTGTAATTTTATTCGTATTAGGTGTTTTATACGGAACCTTCTTAAGACAATCAATCAATTTTATTGATGCACTTATTTTAAGGGTGAAAATCAAATATGTTCGGTTTAAAGCTAAAATTTAGAAATTGATTATTTAAATTCAAAATTAAGAAAAACTACGAACGAGTAGCTTTTGAAGTCAAGGATCGTAGTTGAAAAAAAACAATCTTAGGATTTATCATTAAATCCTTAATATTGTTATTTTTCGGAATGATTATTATTTTTCCGTTTTATCTAATGATTGTGGTTGGATTATCATCAGATGATTTAGTAAGAGATCCAAGATCTCCTATTTTATGACCAGATTCATGAAACTTTAATAACTTTTCACGAGTGTTAGCTGACGGTGAATATTGAATTGCTTTATTATCATCCGCTTTCATTACAGCGTTATCTGTAATTTTAAAGTTATTCTTTACAATGACTTTTGGTTATGCTTTTTCATTAAGAAAATGAAGATTTAAACGTTTGATCTGAGCATTTTATTTATCAATCTTAATTCTTCCAGAATCAGCCTTATTACTTGGACAATATAGAGTTGTTACTATACTTCAGTGAAATAAATCTGATGATGTAAAGACCCTTATTTCATTGGTAACACCATATGTTGCATCAATATTTTCTGGATATATGTTTAAAAATGCTTTTGAAGCAATTCCAGATAGAATTAAAGAATCAGCATTAATTGATGGATGTAGTGGTTTTAAATTCTTCTTTAAAGTAGCAATTCCTTTAGTCAAACCAACTATTTGAACAGTTACAATTCTGACTTCGTTTGCAGCTTGAAACTCATTCTTATGACCACGATTGTTGTTAGGCGACAAACCAGGATTATTCAGCGTCATTAACCTTTGAGTGCTAAATCAAGGATTTGACCAGTTATCAGATAAAAATTCTGCTGCACAAAGTAGTTTAGCTAACTTAAGAATGATTGCCGCTATTTTAGCAATCATACCAATGTTCATTGTTTATTTCATCTTCAGACGGCAAATTATCAACGCTGTTGGTAAACGTGGAAACAATACAATTAAAGGTTAATTATTATGCTTCGTAAAATTATTAATTTTTTCAAATATTTATTTTCTAAATTTAAATTATTTTTAATTATTTTATCAATCATAATTGGATTATTGTTTGTTGGTTTATGTGTTTATGCAGCGGTTTCCATTATTTCCGAATTATTAAATAAAGGAACGTTTTGACCTAGAGGATAAAGGAGATTTTGCATGATTAAAGGAAGTATTAAAGAAGCAGTAAAAATCATTGAAAATTACGATAATATCGTAATTTTTCACCATATTAGACCTGATGGAGATTGCTTAGGATCTCAATTTGGTTTAAGTGAATTAATTAAACTAAATTATCCACAAAAAACAGTTAAAGTTGTGGGTGATAAAAAAGAAAGTTTTCCTTTTTTAGAAATGAACCATGATCAACTTGATCATGAATGATTTAAAGATAAAAAAGTATTGGCAATCGTTGTTGATGCTAACTTTAAAGACAGAATTGAATCAAGACATTTCTTAGATGAAAATTTATTTGATGCAGTATTAAGAATTGATCACCACCCAAATGAAGATGATCTAGATGCTAAGGCTTTCTTTGTTGATTCAAGTTACATTGCAGCCGCTGAACAAATTGCTGACATTGCTTATCAAGCAAAATGAAAAGTTAATACTAATGCGGCTAATTACTTATATTTAGGTATCTATACTGACTCTGGTAGATTTTTATTTAAAAACACATCAGCCAGAACATACCAATTGGCAAGCTTTTTAGTATCAAGTGGGGCTGAAACTTTCAGAATTAACCAAGAATTAACCAAAGTAACTCTTAAAGATATGGCGTTCCAACAATATGTTTATGCCAACTATCAAACCAAAGATGATGTAATTTATTTTGTATGTTCTAAAGCAGTTCAAGAAAAATTAAATCGTAATTCAAGAGAATGTGCTAGGGTTAATATGCTAGCTAACATTGAACAATTCAGAATTTGATTATTCTTCATTGAAGAAGATGACAATAAATGAAGAATTGAATTTAGATCAAATGGCCCATCAGTTCGCACAGTGGCTGTTAAATGAGGTGGTGGAGGTCATGAAATGGCTTCTGGAGCAATCATTGAAGGCTTTGATAATATTGCTAATGTTGTATCTGATTGCTCTGACCAAATCAAAGAATATTTAAAGAATTAATAAAACAAAGAAGGCAATTAATAAAAAAGGTTCAGTATTTTTAACTGGACCTTTTATTTTGGAATTAGACTTAAACTATTGATTTAAGTTTTTAAAAACTTAATACTAGAAAATGCTAACACGCTTTTTGTTTTCTTTTCTTTATAAAGTTAAATTTTAAATATGTTGTAAATCAATATAATGTAATGCTAAATCAAATCGAACTCCAAAATATAATTGTTTAATCGAACTTGAATAACTTAATTGAATTCGATTAAGTTATTAACTCTTAATTAACTAAATTTAGAATCTGTTGGATTATATTGACTTTTATTAGAACTATATTCTAGTTCAATAGCTGATTGCTGATCAGAATTTCCAAAAGTTCAAGCATCAAATAATAATCAAACAAATTGAATGATTTCAATTGTTATCATTGTTAATTTTATTTTTTGTTATTTTTTAATAATTTATCGTTAAAAACGCACGATTTTTTATCTTTATATAATAAAAACCATAAGAAATAAATAGCAAAAAAGAAACAATAAAAATAACAAATCAAGACAAACAGATTGATTATTTTAAAAGCTAAAAAATTACCTGTTAGATTAAACAGAGTAAATGAACTAACAAATGAAATAATTAAATAAATTAAAAAAAGATATAGAAGTTTTGAGTTTTAAACATTTTTATTATTTAGAATTTTTTAAATAGTTTTTGAAGCAATCCACATTTAAAAAATCAAAAACCATTTTTTTTAAAAAATAAAGTAATAAATAAATAGAAAAAAATTTTTGATAAAAAATTAATCTTAATAAGAATGTCAAATAAGAAATTACAACTGGTTTCTAAAAATAAACCAGCAGGGCACCAACCAGAAGCTATTAAGAAATTAGTAGATGGAATTAAGAACAATAAAAAATACCAAACCCTATTAGGAGCAACAGGGACTGGTAAGACTTTTACAATTGCTAATGTGATTGAAAAAACCCAAAAAAAGACATTAGTATTAGCCCACAATAAAACACTAGCAGCACAACTATATTTGGAATTTAAAGAATTATTTCCAAACAATGCCGTTGAATATTTTGTTTCATACTTTGATTTTTATCAACCAGAAGCATACATTCCAAGAACTGATATGTATATTGAAAAAAGTTCGGTAACTAATGATGAAATCGAAATGTTGCGATTAGCAACTCTTAATTCACTAACCACAAGAAATGATGTTATTGTTGTAGCTTCTGTTGCTTGTATTTATCCAGCAGCTAATCCAGCTGATTTTGATTTATACCGAATTATTTTAAAAGTTAATAACACTTTACGACTAAGTGATTTAAAAAACAATTTAGTTAGATTAAATTACGTAAATAATCCCGTATCACAAGAGCCAGGAACATTTAGGGTTAAGGGTGATGTTGTTGAAATCTGTCCAGGGTATGTAAACGATCATATTATTCGTTTAAGTTTTTTTGGCGATGAATTAGAAGAAATTGCAAAAATCGATCCTTTAAATTCTACGGTGATGGAGCGTTATACTTCTTATGTATTAGGTCCAGCTAATGAATATATTCTTAATTTTGAAAGAAGAGATACTGCCATCCAAAGAATCCAAGAAGAATTAATGTTCCGTGTGGCTGAATTAAAAAATAATCAAAAATTATTAGAAGCTCAAAGATTAGAACAAAGAACTAACTATGACATTGATTCAATTAAAGAATTTGGTTTTTGTAATGGTATTGAAAACTATGCTTTTCATTTAGAATTACGCGATAAAGGTTCAACACCATGAACATTATTTGATTTCTTTGGTAAAGATTGATTGATGGTAATTGATGAATCTCATATGACAGTGCCACAAGTTAAGGGGATGTATAATACTGATAAATCAAGAAAAACTACATTGGTTGAATATGGTTTCAGACTGCCATCAGCACTAGAAAATAGACCATTAAATTACGATGAATTTAATAAAAAATCAGATCAAGTCATTTTCATTTCAGCTACACCAAATGAAGAAGAAATTGAATTATCAAATAATGTTATTGTTGAACAAATTGTTCGTCCAACAGGATTGCTAGATCCGATTATTGAAGTCCGTCCAAGAACTGATCAAATTTTAGATTTATTAAATGAATTAAAAATTCAAAAAGATAAAAATGAACGCACATTTATAACAGTTTTAACTATTAAGATGGCTGAAGATTTAACTGAATTTCTTAAAGAAAAAAATATCAAATGTGCCTATATTCATAATGAATTAAAAACCTTAGAACGATCATTAATTCTTAATGATCTAAGAAGAGGTAAATATGATTGTGTGATCGGTATCAATCTGTTAAGAGAAGGTCTAGATATTCCAGAAGTTTCATTGGTATGTATTTTTGATGCAGACAAGCCTGGGTATTTTAGAAGTGATAAAGCTTTAATTCAAACTATTGGTCGTGCTGCCAGAAATCAAAACGGTCGAGTTATCATGTATGCTGATGAGATGACAAAAGCAATGCAAACTGCTATTGATGAAACTAACCGTAGAAGAACTGTTCAACAAGAATTTAATAAAAAACACAACATTACACCTAAATCAATTATTAAGCCAATTCACGATGATTTAAGAAATAAAGCCGCTCATAAACAAATTGAAGAAACCATCCGTAAATCTAAGGCTAAAGGTGATAAATTTGTTAAATTAATCGAAGATTTAAGAAAAGAAATGCTTGAAGCTGCTAAGAACCAAAATTATGAAGAAGCAGCAAGTTTAAGAGATCTAATTATTGAACTAGAAACCAACCAATTATCTAAAAACCAGAAATAACAATATTAATATTGTTTTTTGTTAAAATTTTACTGATAGAAGATATAAAAAATGAAACATCATATTAGGAAGAAAATAGCATTATTTTTTTCAGTAGTTTCACTAACTTCTTTAATGAGTTCTTGTTCATTAGATATAGTTGTTATTAACACAAAAGGGTCATCATCAGTGCAGCCCTTTTTAAATGATTTATCTTCAATATATGCAAAAAAACATGCAGTAGAGATCTCAGTTCAGGCTGGTGGGAGCTCTTCTGGTATTACTGGCGTGCTTGA
The Mycoplasma sp. E35C DNA segment above includes these coding regions:
- the uvrB gene encoding excinuclease ABC subunit UvrB, giving the protein MSNKKLQLVSKNKPAGHQPEAIKKLVDGIKNNKKYQTLLGATGTGKTFTIANVIEKTQKKTLVLAHNKTLAAQLYLEFKELFPNNAVEYFVSYFDFYQPEAYIPRTDMYIEKSSVTNDEIEMLRLATLNSLTTRNDVIVVASVACIYPAANPADFDLYRIILKVNNTLRLSDLKNNLVRLNYVNNPVSQEPGTFRVKGDVVEICPGYVNDHIIRLSFFGDELEEIAKIDPLNSTVMERYTSYVLGPANEYILNFERRDTAIQRIQEELMFRVAELKNNQKLLEAQRLEQRTNYDIDSIKEFGFCNGIENYAFHLELRDKGSTPWTLFDFFGKDWLMVIDESHMTVPQVKGMYNTDKSRKTTLVEYGFRLPSALENRPLNYDEFNKKSDQVIFISATPNEEEIELSNNVIVEQIVRPTGLLDPIIEVRPRTDQILDLLNELKIQKDKNERTFITVLTIKMAEDLTEFLKEKNIKCAYIHNELKTLERSLILNDLRRGKYDCVIGINLLREGLDIPEVSLVCIFDADKPGYFRSDKALIQTIGRAARNQNGRVIMYADEMTKAMQTAIDETNRRRTVQQEFNKKHNITPKSIIKPIHDDLRNKAAHKQIEETIRKSKAKGDKFVKLIEDLRKEMLEAAKNQNYEEAASLRDLIIELETNQLSKNQK
- a CDS encoding bifunctional oligoribonuclease/PAP phosphatase NrnA, with the protein product MIKGSIKEAVKIIENYDNIVIFHHIRPDGDCLGSQFGLSELIKLNYPQKTVKVVGDKKESFPFLEMNHDQLDHEWFKDKKVLAIVVDANFKDRIESRHFLDENLFDAVLRIDHHPNEDDLDAKAFFVDSSYIAAAEQIADIAYQAKWKVNTNAANYLYLGIYTDSGRFLFKNTSARTYQLASFLVSSGAETFRINQELTKVTLKDMAFQQYVYANYQTKDDVIYFVCSKAVQEKLNRNSRECARVNMLANIEQFRIWLFFIEEDDNKWRIEFRSNGPSVRTVAVKWGGGGHEMASGAIIEGFDNIANVVSDCSDQIKEYLKN
- a CDS encoding carbohydrate ABC transporter permease, whose product is MFGLKLKFRNWLFKFKIKKNYERVAFEVKDRSWKKTILGFIIKSLILLFFGMIIIFPFYLMIVVGLSSDDLVRDPRSPILWPDSWNFNNFSRVLADGEYWIALLSSAFITALSVILKLFFTMTFGYAFSLRKWRFKRLIWAFYLSILILPESALLLGQYRVVTILQWNKSDDVKTLISLVTPYVASIFSGYMFKNAFEAIPDRIKESALIDGCSGFKFFFKVAIPLVKPTIWTVTILTSFAAWNSFLWPRLLLGDKPGLFSVINLWVLNQGFDQLSDKNSAAQSSLANLRMIAAILAIIPMFIVYFIFRRQIINAVGKRGNNTIKG